In Pseudorasbora parva isolate DD20220531a chromosome 9, ASM2467924v1, whole genome shotgun sequence, the following proteins share a genomic window:
- the myadmb gene encoding myeloid-associated differentiation marker homolog yields MPVVLRSSPLLWARVAAMVFACVAFSVALYGANLTHGTGDWCVFCWSFSFVGTLLIILVEMFGLQTRTPVSWKNFPITFACYASLLCLSASIIFPLYFLKGFAGRDEMINCRIASTVFSCLATIAYLSEVSLSKARPGEVAGYMATAPGLLKVCETFVACIIFVFISEPVSYNQNVGTQWCLSVYCICFILSAGIIVMCVGECTGCLPFSFARFLSSYALLAVGLYLSATIIWPIYKFDNKHGGQSHRPNSCGHSIGLCPWDKLLAITVLSALNFILYLADLIYSARLVFVNV; encoded by the coding sequence ATGCCGGTGGTGTTGCGTTCCTCGCCTCTCCTGTGGGCCCGTGTGGCTGCCATGGTGTTCGCCTGTGTAGCATTCAGTGTAGCTCTTTATGGAGCGAATCTAACCCACGGCACGGGTGACTGGTGCGTGTTCTGCTGGAGTTTCAGTTTTGTTGGAACTCTTCTGATAATCTTAGTGGAAATGTTTGGCCTGCAGACCCGCACCCCTGTCTCATGGAAGAACTTTCCGATCACGTTCGCCTGCTACGCCTCCCTCCTCTGCCTCTCCGCTTCGATTATATTCCCCCTTTACTTCCTGAAAGGTTTTGCTGGTCGCGATGAAATGATCAACTGCCGCATTGCATCTACTGTATTTTCTTGTCTCGCCACCATCGCATACTTAAGTGAGGTGAGTCTGAGTAAGGCCCGTCCGGGAGAGGTGGCTGGCTACATGGCCACGGCACCTGGGCTGCTAAAGGTGTGCGAGACCTTCGTCGCCTGCATCATATTCGTCTTCATCAGCGAGCCGGTATCGTATAACCAGAATGTGGGGACCCAGTGGTGCCTGTCTGTGTACTGCATCTGTTTCATCTTGTCGGCAGGCATCATCGTGATGTGCGTAGGAGAGTGCACAGGTTGCCTGCCCTTCTCCTTTGCCCGCTTCCTGTCATCATACGCCCTCCTGGCTGTGGGCCTGTATCTGTCCGCCACCATCATCTGGCCTATAtataagtttgacaataagcaTGGAGGCCAGAGCCACAGACCCAACAGCTGTGGCCACAGCATCGGCCTGTGTCCGTGGGACAAGCTGCTGGCCATCACGGTGCTCAGCGCTCTCAACTTCATTCTTTATCTGGCTGATCTTATCTACTCAGCCAGGCtggtttttgttaatgtttaa